One region of Peromyscus eremicus chromosome 4, PerEre_H2_v1, whole genome shotgun sequence genomic DNA includes:
- the LOC131908261 gene encoding olfactory receptor 10AG1-like → MDGSTLQSPQLKNHSKLVEFILLGFSDVSNLQELLFGVFLIIYLIIVMSNSLIIIITRTDPSLQTPMYFFLGNFSFLEICYVSVTVPRLLTNLYRQDRNISFMACATQMYFFLVFGATECFILTAMAYDRYVAICNPLLYPLIMNNRLCIQLAAGCWLSGVPVHIGFTYWIFSLPFCGSNQLNHFFCDIPPVLTLACGDTSMIEILVYVIALLVVTIPFMLIFGSYLKIISTILKLPSATGRAKAFSTCSSHLIVVALFFGSGIITYLRPKSSHSARTDKFLSLFYTVVTPMFNPMIYCLRNKDVMIAMKKFLLRCMML, encoded by the coding sequence ATGGATGGATCCACACTACAAAGTCCTCAACTAAAGAACCACTCCAAATTGGTGGAATTCATCTTACTTGGCTTTTCTGATGTTTCCAATTTGCAAGAACTTCTTTTTGGGGTGTTCTTAATAATCTATCTAATAATTGTGATGAGTAATAGCCTCATCATCATAATTACTAGGACTGACCCTTCCCTACAGACTCCCATGTACTTTTTCCttggaaatttttctttcttagaaataTGTTACGTGTCAGTCACTGTGCCCAGGTTATTAACAAATCTCTACAGACAAGACAGAAACATTTCCTTTATGGCTTGTGCTACtcaaatgtatttctttcttgtttttgggGCCACTGAGTGCTTTATTCTGACGGCTATGGCTTATGACAGATATGTTGCCATTTGCAACCCATTGCTCTACCCTCTCATCATGAACAATAGACTCTGTATACAACTGGCAGCTGGCTGTTGGCTAAGTGGAGTTCCTGTGCACATAGGGTTCACATATTGGATCTTCTCTCTACCATTTTGTGGATCAAATCAGCTGAATCACTTTTTCTGTGACATACCTCCAGTCCTGACCCTAGCTTGTGGGGACACTTCTATGATCGAGATCCTGGTCTATGTGATTGCCCTTTTAGTGGTCACTATTCCTTTTATGTTGATTTTTGGatcttatttgaaaataatctCAACCATTCTGAAGCTTCCATCTGCAACTGGGAGAGCCAAGGCCTTCTCTACATGTTCTTCCCACCTTATAGTTGTAGCTTTATTCTTTGGATCAGGTATCATTACATATTTGCGGCCAAAGTCCAGCCATTCAGCAAGAACAGAcaaattcctttctcttttctatacTGTTGTGACCCCAATGTTTAATCCCATGATATATTGTTTGAGAAACAAAGATGTTATGATTGCAATGAAAAAGTTCCTTCTGAGATGtatgatgttatga
- the LOC131908260 gene encoding olfactory receptor 5AS1-like → MQHTNYTRPTEFIFIGFTDYMPFRIMLFLVFLIVYTLTVVGNMGLIILVNIDLSLQTPMYHFLSNLSFLDISYSTAIAPKMLINFLASRKSISFNGCAVQMFFFACFADAECLILAAMAYDRYAAICNPLLYSTLVSRRVCFSLVILAYFSGSMTSLVHVSLAFMLPYCGSNIVNHFFCDIPPLLALSCADTHINELLLFALCGTIQMSTFLVILISYFCILITVLNIKSSGGRSKTFSTCASHLIAVALFYGTLLFMYLRPTTSYSPDTDKVVALFYTVVFPMLNPIIYSFRNKDVKNAVKKLFEKKGIFK, encoded by the coding sequence ATGCAGCACACAAACTATACCAGGCCAACAGAGTTCATATTTATTGGGTTCACAGATTATATGCCATTCAGAATCATGTTGTTCTTGGTGTTTCTCATAGTGTATACATTGACTGTGGTTGGAAATATGGGCCTAATAATCCTAGTTAATATTGACTTAAGCCTTCAAACCCCCATGTATCACTTTCTTAGCAATTTGTCTTTCTTAGATATCAGCTATTCTACAGCCATTGCTCCTAAAATGCTGATAAATTTCTTAGCTTCCAGGAAAAGCATCTCTTTCAATGGATGTGCTgtacaaatgtttttctttgcatGCTTTGCAGATGCTGAGTGTCTTATCCTGGCTGCAATGGCATATGACCGCTATGCAGCCATTTGTAACCCACTGCTTTATTCTACTCTGGTGTCTCGAAGGGTCTGTTTTAGCCTTGTAATACTGGCATATTTTAGTGGAAGTATGACCTCACTGGTGCATGTGTCCCTCGCATTTATGCTTCCATACTGTGGCTCCAATATTGTCAACCACTTTTTCTGTGACATCCCACCACTGCTTGCTTTATCATGTGCAGATACCCATATTAATGAGCttctgctctttgccttgtgtggCACAATCCAGATGAGCACCTTCCTGGTCATCCTTATCTCTTACTTCTGCATCCTCATCACTGTTTTGAACATCAAgtcctcaggaggcaggagcaaaACCTTCTCCACCTGTGCTTCCCACCTCATAGCTGTCGCATTGTTCTATGGAACACTCCTGTTTATGTACTTGCGTCCCACCACCAGCTATTCTCCAGACACCGATAAGGTAGTTGCTCTGTTTTACACTGTTGTCTTTCCTATGTTGAATCCAATTATTTACAGCTTCAGAAACAAGGATGTGAAAAATGCAgtcaaaaaattatttgaaaaaaaggGTATCTTCAAATGA
- the LOC131908259 gene encoding olfactory receptor 1052-like translates to MGVWNHTGVKEFILIGLTENPNWEVPLFLLFSLIYLVILMGNWGMVILIWLNAQLHTPMYFFLSNLSFCDICYSTVIAPKMLINYFSEHKSSTFFACVLQSFIFAIYITTEVILLSMMAYDRYVAITNPLMYTVIMTHSVCTQMVLICYLGGLINSLTHTIGLLRLDFCGPNIVNHFFCDVPPLLKLSCSDAHINEMLLLVFSGVIAIFTFIIIIVSYNHIIIAILRIRSVEGRRKAFSTCASHLTAVTLFYGSVAFSYIQPSSQYSMEQEKVSAVFYTLIIPMLNPLIYSLRNKDVKEAAKRLICMGRSTS, encoded by the coding sequence ATGGGAGTGTGGAATCATACGGGTGTGAAGGAATTCATACTGATCGGCTTAACAGAAAATCCCAATTGGGAGGTTCCCCTCTTCTTGCTTTTCAGTCTAATTTATCTTGTCATTCTTATGGGTAATTGGGGGATGGTTATCTTAATCTGGCTCAATGCCCAACTTCATACCCCAATGTATTTCTTCCTTAGTAACCTTTCATTTTGTGATAtatgctactctactgtcatTGCTCCTAAGATGCTGATCAATTACTTCTCAGAACACAAGTCTAGTACATTCTTTGCTTGTGTTCTGCAGAGTTTCATTTTTGCTATTTATATAACCACAGAAGTCATACTCCTGTCTATGATGGCTTATGATCGCTATGTGGCAATCACAAACCCATTAATGTATACAGTAATTATGACTCACAGTGTCTGCACTCAGATGGTTCTTATATGTTACTTGGGTGGCCTCATTAATTCCCTGACTCACACAATAGGTCTACTCAGACTGGACTTCTGTGGTCCAAACATTGTAAATCACTTCTTCTGTGACGTTCCTCCTCTTTTGAAGCTTTCCTGCTCTGATGCACACATCAATGAGATGCTGCTTTTGGTCTTCTCTGGAGTGATTGCTATTTTCACTTTTATCATTATCATTGTGTCCTATAACCACATTATCATCGCCATTCTGAGAATCCGCTCAGTAGAGGGGAGGCGCAAAGCCTTCTCTACTTGTGCCTCACACCTGACAGCTGTGACATTATTTTATGGTTCTGTGGCTTTTAGCTATATCCAGCCAAGCTCTCAGTACTCTATGGAGCAGGAAAAAGTCTCGGCTGTGTTTTACACCTTGATCATCCCCATGCTGAACCCTCTGATTTACAGCCTGAGGAACAAGGATGTGAAGGAAGCAGCAAAGAGATTGATTTGTATGGGGAGGAGCACTTCTTGA